CTTTGACGGGGGAGATCGACCCATGAAGCGGATTGGCATTTTCTGGGGGGCCGTGGTTTTGCTGGCGGTGTCGGGCGCCCAGGCGCAAGAGGCCGCGCCTTCCCCCTTCAACGAACCGGACGACGCTCCGTATCAGAGCGCGCCGGGGCCCGAAGCGGAAACGCCCGGCATGCACGTCTCCTGGGGGCAATTGCAGCCGACGGCCGACATGTGGCTGTACGAACAATCCAAGGCGGACTACCTCGACCCCAAGCTCGCGGTGCGCCGCAAGGCCGAGAAAAAGACCGCGCAGCGCGAAGCCCGCATCGCCGCGATGAAGTGGTACGGGTTGTCGAATTCTCGCCCGATCGCCAATTCGACTCCGTCCTGCGGCGCCTATTCGCCCGGCTGGCACGCGAACAGCTACAACGCATACAGCTGGACCGGCGGGATGAATCCGCTGGTGGTCGTGCGTCCGACCCGGGTTTCGATTCCGGCCGCTTACGGGCTCTGGTAACGGACCACGGCGACAATCCCCGCACAGCGATGCTATAACCATCGCCATGGAATTCGCCGGGCGCAGATATGATACGGGCGAAGCGGTCGTCGTGGCTTGCGAGCACGGCCGCATCGCCCGTTTTTCGCGCGCCGAGGCCGCCGCGGATCTGCCGTGGATCGGGCCGGGTTGGTACGATCTGCAAGTCAACGGCTACGGCGGCCAGGAGTTCAGCGCCGCTACGCTGACCGTCGATCGCGTGGCAACGATCGTCTCAGCCGTCCACGCGATGGGTGTGACGACCTTCTGTCCGACGGTCACCACGAACGCTGACGAAGACTTGCGGCACGCGCTCAGCGTGATCGCCGGGGCCATCGATGCCCGCGCGGAAGTCCGTGCCAGCGTGGCTGGCATTCACTTGGAAGGCCCGTATCTTTCGGCGCTCGACGGTCCGCGCGGCGCGCACGCCAGGCAATTCTGTCGCGCGCCGGATTGGGACGAGTTTCGCCGTTTTCAAGAAGCGGCGCGCGGGCAAATTCGACTCGTCACGCTGTCGCCGGAATATGACTCCGCGCCGGCGTTCATTCGCCAGGCCGTGGCCAGCGGCGTACTTGTGGCGATCGGCCATACGGCCGCGACCGGCGAGCAAATTCGCGCGGCCGTCGATGCCGGCGCACGGTTGAGCACGCATTTGGGTAACGGCGCGCACCTCACCTTGCCACGTCACCCGAACTATCTTTGGGATCAACTCGCCGAGGATCGCTTGACGGCGAGTTTAATCGTCGACGGACACCATCTGCCGCCGGAAGTCGTACAGACATTTGTCCGCGCCAAGGGCGCGGAGCGCAT
This genomic stretch from Planctomycetia bacterium harbors:
- a CDS encoding amidohydrolase family protein translates to MEFAGRRYDTGEAVVVACEHGRIARFSRAEAAADLPWIGPGWYDLQVNGYGGQEFSAATLTVDRVATIVSAVHAMGVTTFCPTVTTNADEDLRHALSVIAGAIDARAEVRASVAGIHLEGPYLSALDGPRGAHARQFCRAPDWDEFRRFQEAARGQIRLVTLSPEYDSAPAFIRQAVASGVLVAIGHTAATGEQIRAAVDAGARLSTHLGNGAHLTLPRHPNYLWDQLAEDRLTASLIVDGHHLPPEVVQTFVRAKGAERIVLISDLSGMAGLPPGRYRTELCELDILPSGKLVIAGQDQLLAAASAPIGVGISNVMRFASVGLKTAIEMASTQPAKLLGRDDSGLLVGAAANLTLFDLSEDASRTITVRETIVGGESVYRSNS